Proteins from a genomic interval of Rhodothermales bacterium:
- a CDS encoding deoxyribodipyrimidine photo-lyase — MIDIVWFKRDLRVRDHRPLVEAAASGRPLLCLYVYEPGVLRSDGFDPSHLVFINECLQQLAARLNNLGNRLVTTVGEMSEVLPALHAQVGIHTIWSHEETGNRVTYDRDLGVAAWARTEGVQFREIPNHGVFRPLKTRDGWAARWRKRMNQPITATPTVLPASPAIRSAGILGPPALGLPASTKHTVQKGGESLAQETLHDFLRRRGVNYRKDMSSPVEGWTGCSRVSPYLAWGAISVRDVFQQTRGRVLELKDDPERDSRWLSSLSSFEKRLRWHCHFIQKLEDEPAIEFENMNRSFDGMREDEFRDDWFAAWCAGRTGYPMVDACMRALLATGWINFRMRAMLVSFASNHLWLHWRPTSVFLAQHFLDFEPGIHFSQFQMQSGTTGINTVRIYSPTKQAKDQDPEGLFIREWVPELRKVPTGWIAEPWTMPPLVQQEAGCVIGRDYPAPIVEHGPAYREARTRVWGWKAKPEVREESQRVYERHGSRRRPVARR, encoded by the coding sequence ATGATCGACATCGTCTGGTTCAAGCGAGACCTGCGCGTGCGGGACCACCGGCCACTCGTTGAGGCGGCAGCCTCCGGGCGCCCGTTGCTGTGCCTATATGTCTACGAGCCCGGCGTGCTGCGATCAGACGGGTTCGACCCCAGCCATCTGGTCTTTATCAACGAGTGCCTACAGCAGCTGGCGGCAAGGCTGAACAATCTGGGGAATCGCCTGGTCACGACCGTGGGAGAGATGTCGGAGGTGCTGCCCGCACTCCACGCACAGGTCGGCATCCATACCATCTGGAGCCACGAAGAAACGGGCAACCGCGTGACATATGATCGCGATCTGGGTGTGGCAGCCTGGGCGCGGACGGAAGGCGTTCAATTCCGGGAGATTCCCAATCACGGCGTCTTTCGGCCCCTGAAGACTCGCGACGGTTGGGCCGCCCGCTGGAGAAAGCGCATGAACCAGCCGATCACGGCCACGCCGACCGTCCTTCCAGCGAGCCCGGCGATTCGCAGCGCAGGTATCCTTGGCCCACCCGCGCTCGGTCTTCCCGCATCCACCAAGCACACCGTGCAGAAGGGCGGAGAGTCCCTCGCCCAGGAGACCCTTCATGATTTCCTGAGACGCCGGGGTGTGAACTACCGGAAGGATATGTCCAGTCCGGTGGAGGGCTGGACCGGGTGTAGCCGAGTCAGCCCGTATCTGGCGTGGGGTGCCATTTCAGTGCGCGACGTGTTTCAGCAGACGCGTGGCAGGGTACTGGAGCTGAAGGACGATCCCGAAAGGGATTCGCGATGGCTTTCGAGTCTCTCCAGCTTCGAGAAGCGACTGCGCTGGCATTGCCACTTCATACAGAAGTTGGAGGACGAGCCCGCCATCGAGTTCGAGAACATGAACCGGAGCTTCGACGGCATGCGGGAGGACGAATTCCGGGACGACTGGTTTGCAGCCTGGTGCGCCGGACGGACAGGCTATCCGATGGTGGATGCCTGCATGCGTGCGCTGCTCGCCACCGGGTGGATCAACTTCCGCATGCGAGCGATGCTGGTAAGCTTTGCATCCAATCACCTTTGGCTCCACTGGAGACCCACCTCGGTCTTCCTGGCGCAGCACTTCCTGGATTTCGAGCCGGGCATTCACTTCAGCCAGTTCCAGATGCAGTCGGGCACCACCGGCATCAACACCGTGCGCATTTACTCTCCGACCAAACAGGCCAAGGATCAGGACCCGGAAGGCCTATTCATCAGAGAGTGGGTGCCGGAGCTGCGCAAGGTGCCCACCGGCTGGATCGCCGAACCCTGGACGATGCCGCCGCTGGTGCAGCAGGAGGCCGGGTGCGTGATCGGACGGGACTATCCCGCGCCGATCGTGGAGCACGGTCCGGCGTACCGGGAGGC